In Eriocheir sinensis breed Jianghai 21 chromosome 10, ASM2467909v1, whole genome shotgun sequence, the following proteins share a genomic window:
- the LOC126996430 gene encoding 60S ribosomal protein L31-like — translation MRGGLQSDLFLRGVISRPRVWLVFPPLEAPSPLPVSPSSKKMPRVKGEKKSQSAIDKVVTREYTINMHKRLYGVSFKKRAPRAVKEIRKFAKKQMNTEDVRLDIRLNKHIWCRGIRNVPFRIRVRLSRRRNEDEDSTHPFYTLVTFVPVASFKGLGTENVDEGSDD, via the exons atgcgtggtgggcTTCAGAGCGACCTATTTCTgcgaggagttatttctcgaccCCGCGTGTGGTTGGTGTTCCCTCCGCTAGAGGCGCCGAGCCCTCTTCCCGTCTCCCCCTCATCCAAGAAG ATGCCGCGCGTCAAAGGTGAAAAGAAGAGCCAGTCGGCCATTGACAAGGTGGTGACACGCGAGTACACCATCAACATGCACAAGAGGCTGTATGGCGTGTCATTCAAGAAGAGGGCACCCAGGGCCGTCAAGGAGATCCGCAAGTTCGCCAAGAAGCAGATGAACACTGAAGATGTGCGTCTCGACATCAGGCTGAACAAGCACATCTGGTGCAGGGGAATCAG GAATGTTCCCTTCCGCATTCGTGTTCGTCTCTCCCGCCGTCGTAACGAGGATGAGGACTCCACTCACCCATTCTACACGCTTGTAACCTTTGTTCCTGTCGCCTCCTTCAAGGGGCTTGGAACTGAGAATGTTGATGAAGGCTCAGATGATTAA